Below is a window of Fimbriimonadaceae bacterium DNA.
GCATCAAACGGCTGATCCTATAGTTTTTATCATCGTGCAAGTCGCTTTATTGACGGAGCGGCACCCGTCCCTGGTTGAATCTCGCACTGAGATAGACTCACATCATGAAGCGCGTTACGCTCGGACAGTCCGACCTCCAGGTCACCCGCCTTGCCTACGGATGCATGCGCATTGCCGGAACCTGGAACCCCGCCGACGTCGACGAAGGCCGCCGCAGCCACGCCTACGCCTGCATCAACGCCGCCATCAACGCCGGATACAACCTTTTCGACCACGCCGACATCTACTGCCGGGGCGAGTGTGAGCGGCTGTTCGGAGACGTCCTGCAAGCCCAGCCCGGACTGCGCGACCGTCTTCTCATCGCCACGAAATGCGGCATCCGCCAGCCCGCCGACCCCCACCCCGACTCACCCCACAGATACGACTTCAGCAAGGAGCACATCCTGTGGTCGTGCGAAGAGTCGCTCAAGCGGCTGAGAGTAGACACCATCGACCTCTATCAGCTCCACCGCCCCGACGCGCTCATGAACCCTGAAGAGATCGGCGAGGCGTTCGTCAGGCTCCACGAACAGGGCAAGGTGCGCTGGTTCGGCGTCTCCAATTTCTATCCGTCCAGCGTCTCGGCCCTCCAGGCCGGACTCCCCTTCCCGATCGTCGTGAACCAGATCGAAGTCCACCTGCGCAGGCTCGACCCGATCTACGACGGAACGCTGGACCAGTGTCTCCAAAAGAAGATCGTTCCGCTCTCCTGGAGCCCGCTCGGAGGAGGATTCTTCGTGCGAGACAACGACACGCCCGAAGTCCGTCAGCACGCCGAAAAGCTGATGGAGATGCTGATGTCGGTCGCCGAAAAGCACGAGACGACCTGGGCCGTCATCGCGCTGGCATGGCTGATGAAACACCCGAGCGGGATCATCCCGATCGTCGGCTCAGCAAACCCGGACCGAATACGTGAGATGGTGCGCGCGGATGAGATTGAGATCGACCGTGAAGACTGGTACCGCATCTTCGTCGCCGCGAGGATGGAGCGGTTGCCGTAGCAGAAGCAATCAGCAATCAGCGATCAGCAATCGGCAATCGGCAATCGGCAATCGGCAATCGGCAATCGGCAATCGGCAATCGGCAATCGGCAATCGGCAATCGGCAATCGGCAATCGGCAATCGGCAATTTTCAGACGTCGTTGTGCTGCCAAACTGCCTCTTGATCTAGCTATAATCTCTCAATCGCGAAGGCCGCTCTGTCGTGGAGTGGTTGAAACGGGGAAAGTCCGGTGAGATCCCGGCGCTGTGCCGCAACGGAAATGATTCCATTGACGATTGCAGATTGACGATTTGAACCCAAATCCAAAATCGTAAATCCAAAATCGAAAATGAGTTTAGCCCGAATGCCCTCTTTGCGATCGAAATCTGATCGGTCACCTACGAGCATAGGGCCAAGGCAGAGGGCGTGCACCGCCCAACCCCTTCCTCTCTCGTCGATGACCCCCAACGGCCTGCTTGGCTCTGGGGTCATTGCGTGCGAGGCTTTGCCACATTGGCGAGCTTCGCAAGCCGTTACCCCCATTGCCAAAGTCGGCTGCACAAGGAGGTATCGGTGAAAAAACACAACAAAGCATTTACCCTCATTGAGCTTCTCGTCGTCATTGCGATCATCGCGATCCTGGCGGCTATTCTCTTCCCTGTCTTTGCTCAAGCCAAGTCGGCGGCAAAGAAAACACAATCCGTCTCTAACCTCAAGCAGATCGGCCTTGCCTGGCAGATGTATGCAGGCGACTACGATGACGTCTGCATGAGGGTGCGCACCTGGGACAGCGCAAAATCCTACTACTGGTGGGGCAGCTTCGACGGGACGACACTCCGGGAGAGTGAAGGGCTGCTCTTCCCTTACACCAAAAACAAGGGCATCCAAAGCGACCCGACGTTCGCGGACACCCTGCGCACGGTGATCGGATTCACGGGATACGCCTATAACTACAGCTATCTAAGCCCTTCGTCATACGCTCCGCCGACATGGGATGAGGTTCCGTCACCCGTCTTAATGTCGCAGGTCGGGAGCGTGTCTGACACTGTCGCCTTTGCCACGAGCGCAAGAGTTAACAACTGGTCGTTTTCATCGCCGGTTGTTGAGGGGAACACCTATTTGGAGCCCCCTTCTTCGGACTTTCCCACCTTCCAGGGTCGACATAGTTCTCGTGGGGCCGTGCTGTGGTGCGATGGACATGTGAGTACATTCACACCCACCTATCGCAGCGGCACGTTCGGTTATGGCAACGATGCTGCCGTGTTCAAGCGGTTTCTTGTGGGTGATATCGACAAAGATGGAGACTTTACTACCGACGAGCTCTTCGATCTCGAATAGTGGAGTCGGTGGGTGCCTCAGGGCTTCTCGCCCGGAGGCACCTGCTTCAGAAGCCATCTTGTCCAGTAACCGAGTTCCTTTTTGAGATACGCTTCTGCTTATGGACTTGGGAATTGCTGGCAAGGTGGCGATGGTCGCGGCGGGATCGAAGGGGATCGGGCGGGCGACAGCGAAACTCTTGGCGCAAGAGGGGTGCCACGTGTCGATCTGCGGGCGTGATGAAACCAGCCTCCGGGCTGCCCAAGCCCGAATCCTCACAGACTCAAATGGCGCAAAGGTTCATATCTGTCAAGCCGACGTGACCCAAAGCAGCGACCTTGAGCGTTGGTTTGGCCTCACTGTTGACGAGCTTGGGCCAGCGAGCATTCTTGTCACCAATACCGGCGGTCCACCGGCCGGGCTCGTCGATTCGCTTACAGACGAACAATGGCAGCTCGGTTTCGATTCCACAATCATGAACATCGTACGGCTATGCCGTCTTGCGGTCCCAACTATGAAAGCGAGCAGTTTTGGGCGGATCGTCCATATCACTTCTTTGGTCGCCAAGGAGCCTAGCCAGCTCCTTGCCATTAGCTCCACTCTGCGAGCTGGAATTATGGGCTTGATCCGAGTCCAGGCAACCGAGTACGCGGAGCACAACATCACTGTGAACGGCGTACTGCCTGGGCACACGCTTACGGACCGCCAAACACACCTCGCCGAGATTCGCGCTGAACGAGAGGGGATTACGGTTGATCAGGCCCTGCAGAATCAGGCTGCAGCCGTACCGATGAAGCGACTTGCCGATGCGGATGAGATTGCGGCGGCGATCGTCTTTCTGTGCTCGATGCAAGCGGGTTACGTTACGGGAACGAATCTATTGGTGGATGGTGGGTTGACGAAGGGATTGGCATAGCTTCCGAGCCTTCCTTTGTTTGAGTGGAGTGTGCTGAGGGGTTGGCTCCAGATGCATCCTTTGGAGGCTAAGACGGCATGAGCTGCATCCCGAACTTACGGGCTCCTGTCTACGTCACCCTCACCCCGTTCGCTACGCTCTCGGACCTCCCCCCTCAAGGGGGAGGAATCGTAAACTGCCTCCAGATGCGTCATTTTGGGGGCTAAGACAGCGTTTGCCGCATCCCGAGCTTACCGACTCCCGTCAACGTCACCCCCACCCCGTTCGCTACGCTCTCGGACCTCCCCCCCTCAAGGGGGAGGAATCCTGGCGTGTATCTACACGTGTCATTTGGACGCTAACTGTAATCTCCTGTCAGTCTCCACCCCCTGCCCCCTCCTCATTAAGTCTTCGACATTAACGAGGAGGGGGTTCTGGGAGATTGATTTAGGCGTACTTAGTGCGCAAGTTCTGGGCTGCTGCGACGATGTTCCGCATCTTGTTCGCAGCAATTTCGTCCTCGTTGACTGGGCGCATCGAGAATGTGGCAAAGCCGCAATCGGGATTTAAGAACAGCTTCTCTTTAGGAATGACCTTCAGCGCTTCTTCGACGCGGGAGACGATCTGCTCGACCGATTCGACGTCTTCGGTGCGTGGGTTAACGACGCCGTATCCCAACTCCTTGCCGGGAATGGCGATGAGGTCGCCCGCTCTCGGGGTTGCGTATTCGAGTACGAATTGAGGCACATTCATCTGCTCAAGTGAGGGCAGCAACGGGCGGTAGTTGCCCTGAAGTAAGGTCGATTCGTCTTGGCTCCAATTGCCCCGGCAGATATGAAGACCGGTTCGAACATTTCCAGCTGCCTTGATGACACGATTGATGAGAGAAACGGCAAACTCCAGTTCTTCGGCGGGGTCTTTGCGCGACGCCAAAGCCGCACACATAAACGTCCGGGTTTGGCCCTGAGTGAATACCAACTCCGTCAGGATCGGCTCGTCGAACTGAATGAAGTCGGCACCCTCCTTTACAAGCGCCTCCACCTCACGGCTCAATATCTCCACCACATCTTCACCGAGCTCCTCTTTGGAGGCGTAATATTTCGAGGCAACTTCGGGCACCCACATCGCCCGAGTGAGGATATAGGGGCCGGGCAGCGGGATTTTAACGGGCTTGTCCGTATGCTCCTTCACGAACCGAAGCTCATTCAGTGCGAGCGGCTCTCTTTGCTTGACCTTGCCGACGCACGTCGGGTTACTGATGGCATAGGAGGGCACGTCGAGCGTTTGGAGAAGCCGCTCAAATCCGGCCTTATCCTCCACATAGTCGAGCATCTCGCCGAGGGACATGAGCTGCACGCCTTCCAGCTTTTCCGCAACGAAGGAGTAGAAGTTATCTCGACGCTGCTCGCCATCGGTGACGATATCAACTCCAATCTCTTCTTGGAGCTTGAGGAGGCGAGCTACCTCGCCATCGGCAACCTTGTTGAACTCTGAAGACGTTATTCGCCCTGCTCGCTTCGCCTTTTGGGCTTTGAGCAGTTCCGACCGTCGAGGCCAAGAGCCGACCATCGTTACTGGGAAAAGCGGCAGGCTCATTTGAAGAACCCTTGTCTTGTTACAGCGTCTTCAAGTTGCCAGAACCCGGTGGTTCGCCCCTCTTGCCACTCCTTCAACCCCTCCATGTCCATCATCTCTTTGTGCTCTGGATTGTCGTAGCTCATCGAATGCAGGACCTTCAACCAGTCCGATTCGGTGGATGAATCGAAGCCGTCGCGGACGGTAAAGACGCAGTGGTCGAACGGGGGAGTCGTGGCGAGGATTTTGTACTTTGCTGGGTCAGCCGTTCCGTCCGACGACCAGAGTCCCCAGTTCAAATCCAGCACACACGTAGCATCGGCGTTGCCGTCCATCAAGCATTGCAAGGCGTCACGCTCACCGCCAACATGGTCCCCATGCTTGCCGACCAAAACGTCGAACCTCTTGACGAAGAAGTCGCGGCCCGGTTCCAGGCCAGCGTCTTGCATGAGTCTAATCGGGATGAGCGTAGCTTGCGGAGAATCTTTCGCTCCAGTTGCCAGGGTCTTGCCCCGAAGGTCTTGCAGGGCATTGATGCCGCTGTCTGCCTTGACGACGATATGCGTCACCCGATCGCGATCGGTGTCGCGCATGGCAATGGCTCGGCACTGTGAACCGGAACGGTGTTGGGCATCGACCCACGCCAGCGGTGAATTCCATGCGATGTCGATCTGGTCGTTCAGCAGAGCGGTGACAAGCTGTTCGTAGTTGCTGTAGAACACGTAGTCGATATCACAGCCGTTCTCAACAAAGTACTTTTTGATGATCTCCCAGATGGAGACGACCTTCGGGTCATAGGCGACTGCGCCGACCAAAACAGTTTTTGCCATTAGAACAACTCCATTCCGCAAAGCGCTTTGCCTATGAAGTCGTGAAGGACGTCGGAAGTGGGGGCCATGACACTCATCGCGCGTGCATCCCTAAAGGATCGCTCGATGCCTAGTTGCTTGCTGAATGCCGCGCCTCCGCATGCCTTCATCGCCAGGTCCGTCACGTCCATAGCGGCATCCCCTGCCATCGCTTTCGACTGCAAAATGTGAAGCATCGCAGTGGGAGCACCGGATTCAGCAGCATCGATGGAGGAGGCGAGCAGCGCTCGCGCCTTGTCGGTTTCGATTCTCATTTGAGCAAGCCGGACCCGAAGGTTCGGAAGGTCGGCAAGCTTGGAACCAAGATGCTCGAACTTATTGCCGGTTAGGTGCTTCGCCGTAGCCTGCACAGCGCCCTCAGCCACGCCGACCGAGACAGCCGCGTTGCCAAGCTGGAACTGTGGCAAGACAATGCCCATCATCATGCCAAAGGCCTGGTCGGGCTCGCTTAATCGTCTTGATGTGGGGACTTTGCAGTTCTCCAGCGTCATGGGAGCGCTGGCATTTCCCCGCATGCCTAAGGCGTCCCACGGCCCAGCAACGCTGAATCCGTCGTCGGATTTAAGGACGAGTACCAGGTCGATACCGGAGTAGGTGCCGGTCGTCGCGACATAGCCGTCGGCATGGCCCGCCGAGGTGACCCACGATTTCTTCGCGTTTAACGTTATCTGCCCTTCGCTTTCGGTTGACCTGCTCACGGGCGCCCAGAAGTGGCTGCGTGATCCCGCTTCGCTCCAAGCAAGGGTCGTCAGGTGTTTTCCTTTGGCGGCTTCGCGGAGATGATCGCCGGCAACTTCTGGCTTGGCGCTATAGACAGTCAGGCCACAGAGATGCATCAGATAGACCATCGCTGTGGAGGCACACGCCTGGGCAACCTCGTCCAGAACGGCAGCGGAACACCGCAACCCTGCGCCCATGCCGCCGAAGTCCTTCGATATGGTCAGGCCCATCAGCCCGGAATCACCCAGCGCTTGAAGTCCTGCGGCTGGGAACTGGCTTTGACTGTCTACAGTCTCTGCGTTCGGTCTAATGACCTCATTGACTACTTTGCGGGCGGTATCTACGATGGCGAGTTCTTCAGAGTTAAGTCGGTACATAGCGAATCACATATGGCGAAAGGTGACATGCACCTTTGCGCTTTTTGAGAAGGTTTGGAACAGCGACGATGAGCGCAAGGCTTCTTCCCATGCGCTCTCCACGACGGAGTCGTCGCCGTCTGTCGATGCAAAAAATGAGATGTCGATGGCTTCGATTGCGGGGTTTCCTTCCTCCCCGATTACACCGGCCGCGACCATCGGGCTGTGCAGGTCGGCAAAGAGGGTTGCCTCCATTGCGTCCACCAACACCCGCCTACGGGTGAGGGAACGCTCGAAGCAGCCGTTGATATCAGCGGCAAGAGCGCCGAGTATCGTTTGGATTGGATCGGGGGCGGATTCGACCCCGGAAGTGGAGACACGCGACAGAATATTCAGGCTGGATTTGCCAGCGAACACTGTCGAGAGATTGCGAGCGGCACGGACCCGTACCGACCAGCGCGGATTCACGCAGGCCCCCATCGAGATAATGGGATATAGGGTCGCATTGCCCTTTAGTCTACGTGATCTGCGTTTGGGTTTACACCCACCAGGCTCCACGAGGTGGTTGTTCTTGCAAAGACCTGAGTCAAAAAAACGGCCC
It encodes the following:
- a CDS encoding aldo/keto reductase; protein product: MKRVTLGQSDLQVTRLAYGCMRIAGTWNPADVDEGRRSHAYACINAAINAGYNLFDHADIYCRGECERLFGDVLQAQPGLRDRLLIATKCGIRQPADPHPDSPHRYDFSKEHILWSCEESLKRLRVDTIDLYQLHRPDALMNPEEIGEAFVRLHEQGKVRWFGVSNFYPSSVSALQAGLPFPIVVNQIEVHLRRLDPIYDGTLDQCLQKKIVPLSWSPLGGGFFVRDNDTPEVRQHAEKLMEMLMSVAEKHETTWAVIALAWLMKHPSGIIPIVGSANPDRIREMVRADEIEIDREDWYRIFVAARMERLP
- a CDS encoding prepilin-type N-terminal cleavage/methylation domain-containing protein — encoded protein: MKKHNKAFTLIELLVVIAIIAILAAILFPVFAQAKSAAKKTQSVSNLKQIGLAWQMYAGDYDDVCMRVRTWDSAKSYYWWGSFDGTTLRESEGLLFPYTKNKGIQSDPTFADTLRTVIGFTGYAYNYSYLSPSSYAPPTWDEVPSPVLMSQVGSVSDTVAFATSARVNNWSFSSPVVEGNTYLEPPSSDFPTFQGRHSSRGAVLWCDGHVSTFTPTYRSGTFGYGNDAAVFKRFLVGDIDKDGDFTTDELFDLE
- a CDS encoding SDR family oxidoreductase yields the protein MDLGIAGKVAMVAAGSKGIGRATAKLLAQEGCHVSICGRDETSLRAAQARILTDSNGAKVHICQADVTQSSDLERWFGLTVDELGPASILVTNTGGPPAGLVDSLTDEQWQLGFDSTIMNIVRLCRLAVPTMKASSFGRIVHITSLVAKEPSQLLAISSTLRAGIMGLIRVQATEYAEHNITVNGVLPGHTLTDRQTHLAEIRAEREGITVDQALQNQAAAVPMKRLADADEIAAAIVFLCSMQAGYVTGTNLLVDGGLTKGLA
- a CDS encoding cobalamin-independent methionine synthase II family protein, whose amino-acid sequence is MSLPLFPVTMVGSWPRRSELLKAQKAKRAGRITSSEFNKVADGEVARLLKLQEEIGVDIVTDGEQRRDNFYSFVAEKLEGVQLMSLGEMLDYVEDKAGFERLLQTLDVPSYAISNPTCVGKVKQREPLALNELRFVKEHTDKPVKIPLPGPYILTRAMWVPEVASKYYASKEELGEDVVEILSREVEALVKEGADFIQFDEPILTELVFTQGQTRTFMCAALASRKDPAEELEFAVSLINRVIKAAGNVRTGLHICRGNWSQDESTLLQGNYRPLLPSLEQMNVPQFVLEYATPRAGDLIAIPGKELGYGVVNPRTEDVESVEQIVSRVEEALKVIPKEKLFLNPDCGFATFSMRPVNEDEIAANKMRNIVAAAQNLRTKYA
- a CDS encoding PhnD/SsuA/transferrin family substrate-binding protein, whose protein sequence is MAKTVLVGAVAYDPKVVSIWEIIKKYFVENGCDIDYVFYSNYEQLVTALLNDQIDIAWNSPLAWVDAQHRSGSQCRAIAMRDTDRDRVTHIVVKADSGINALQDLRGKTLATGAKDSPQATLIPIRLMQDAGLEPGRDFFVKRFDVLVGKHGDHVGGERDALQCLMDGNADATCVLDLNWGLWSSDGTADPAKYKILATTPPFDHCVFTVRDGFDSSTESDWLKVLHSMSYDNPEHKEMMDMEGLKEWQEGRTTGFWQLEDAVTRQGFFK
- a CDS encoding acyl-CoA/acyl-ACP dehydrogenase — protein: MYRLNSEELAIVDTARKVVNEVIRPNAETVDSQSQFPAAGLQALGDSGLMGLTISKDFGGMGAGLRCSAAVLDEVAQACASTAMVYLMHLCGLTVYSAKPEVAGDHLREAAKGKHLTTLAWSEAGSRSHFWAPVSRSTESEGQITLNAKKSWVTSAGHADGYVATTGTYSGIDLVLVLKSDDGFSVAGPWDALGMRGNASAPMTLENCKVPTSRRLSEPDQAFGMMMGIVLPQFQLGNAAVSVGVAEGAVQATAKHLTGNKFEHLGSKLADLPNLRVRLAQMRIETDKARALLASSIDAAESGAPTAMLHILQSKAMAGDAAMDVTDLAMKACGGAAFSKQLGIERSFRDARAMSVMAPTSDVLHDFIGKALCGMELF
- a CDS encoding OsmC family protein translates to MNPRWSVRVRAARNLSTVFAGKSSLNILSRVSTSGVESAPDPIQTILGALAADINGCFERSLTRRRVLVDAMEATLFADLHSPMVAAGVIGEEGNPAIEAIDISFFASTDGDDSVVESAWEEALRSSSLFQTFSKSAKVHVTFRHM